The following are encoded together in the bacterium genome:
- a CDS encoding DUF3299 domain-containing protein — MKKRKKKNGNGAIVFLCLILACYLIAGYWKKFKEIDAAEKTDITFEETPSPTKPKQTVPESKDDGIPRLGWKDLEGLDYLTGKISPEIQKLNNHSVKIPGYIVPLTDDLDSFNEFLIVPNPQACIHFPPPPPNQMLYVKTKKNLPISITFYPFWFQGKLETVSTISEFGKVGYRLTLQRLEAYKAKQVM, encoded by the coding sequence ATGAAGAAAAGAAAAAAGAAGAATGGCAATGGAGCGATTGTCTTCCTTTGTTTAATCCTTGCTTGCTACTTGATTGCCGGCTACTGGAAGAAGTTTAAGGAGATCGATGCGGCGGAAAAGACAGATATTACGTTCGAAGAAACACCTTCACCCACAAAACCAAAACAGACGGTTCCGGAATCAAAGGACGATGGCATCCCAAGATTGGGCTGGAAAGATCTGGAAGGATTGGATTATCTGACAGGAAAGATTTCCCCGGAAATTCAAAAGCTGAACAACCACAGCGTTAAAATTCCCGGGTACATCGTTCCGTTGACGGATGATCTAGATTCCTTCAACGAATTCTTGATTGTGCCCAATCCGCAGGCATGCATCCATTTCCCGCCGCCTCCTCCCAATCAAATGCTGTATGTGAAGACGAAGAAAAACCTTCCGATCAGCATCACGTTTTATCCATTCTGGTTTCAAGGAAAACTGGAAACAGTTTCAACCATCAGTGAATTCGGAAAAGTGGGCTACAGGCTCACCTTGCAGAGACTCGAAGCTTACAAAGCGAAACAGGTTATGTGA
- a CDS encoding ABC transporter permease codes for MLLIRLSARSLFNRKLTTLLTLFSVTVSVMLLMAVETIRMTAKESFQSTISGTDLVVGARSGSIPLLLFSVFGIGNPEQNLSWKTYEHFGQHPEVASAVPISLGDSHKSYRVVATTPQYFSFYGFSDDRALSFDQGAPFAETQEAVIGFEVARKLGYRPGREIHLSHGTAEVSFEQHEEHPFVIRGILQQTGTPVDLAIFVPIEAMSLLHESRSAGILPEESEQELSAFFLKLRSKISVLQMQREINEYGNEPLTAIIPGRSMQELWKIVSVLERAFLAVSFVTFILSLTGMFLVFITTLTERKREMAILRTVGARPWFLASLLLSEAGLLAVAGSGLSLILLQVIFGITGPWIESKLGLQLALTGFLPVQWKFLCAVTVAVVLSALTPALQIYRDSLNEALTVKL; via the coding sequence ATGCTTCTCATACGCCTGTCCGCTAGAAGTCTTTTCAACAGAAAATTGACAACTCTTCTGACTCTCTTCTCCGTTACAGTCAGCGTAATGCTTTTGATGGCTGTTGAGACGATTCGTATGACAGCAAAAGAGAGTTTTCAAAGCACAATCTCCGGAACAGATCTTGTTGTCGGGGCTCGCAGCGGATCGATTCCACTGTTGCTGTTTTCTGTTTTTGGAATCGGCAATCCGGAGCAGAATCTTTCCTGGAAGACTTACGAACACTTTGGCCAGCATCCCGAAGTCGCTTCTGCTGTTCCGATTTCGCTTGGAGATTCTCACAAAAGCTATCGTGTTGTTGCCACAACGCCGCAGTACTTCAGCTTTTACGGTTTTTCCGATGACCGCGCACTCTCCTTTGATCAGGGTGCGCCGTTCGCGGAAACGCAAGAAGCCGTGATCGGTTTTGAAGTTGCGCGCAAGCTCGGCTATCGACCAGGAAGGGAGATCCATCTATCTCATGGAACGGCAGAAGTAAGTTTCGAGCAGCATGAAGAGCATCCCTTTGTAATCCGTGGAATCCTGCAGCAAACGGGAACGCCTGTGGATCTTGCCATTTTTGTTCCGATTGAAGCAATGAGTCTTCTGCATGAATCTCGTAGCGCCGGCATCCTACCGGAAGAATCCGAACAGGAACTTTCTGCGTTCTTTCTCAAATTGCGTTCTAAGATTTCCGTTCTTCAGATGCAACGCGAGATCAACGAATACGGAAACGAACCGCTCACCGCAATCATTCCTGGAAGAAGCATGCAGGAATTGTGGAAAATCGTTTCTGTTTTGGAGCGGGCTTTTCTTGCTGTGAGTTTTGTGACTTTCATTTTAAGCCTGACCGGTATGTTTCTTGTTTTCATCACGACTTTGACTGAGCGGAAACGAGAGATGGCGATTCTACGGACGGTCGGCGCCCGCCCGTGGTTCCTCGCGTCACTTCTATTGAGCGAAGCCGGACTGCTTGCTGTTGCAGGCTCCGGACTCAGCCTGATTCTCCTTCAGGTTATTTTCGGCATAACAGGACCCTGGATCGAATCGAAGCTGGGCTTGCAGCTCGCTTTGACCGGCTTCCTACCGGTCCAGTGGAAATTCTTATGTGCGGTAACCGTTGCTGTGGTTCTTTCTGCTCTGACTCCCGCGTTGCAGATCTATCGAGATTCTTTAAACGAAGCACTTACGGTGAAGCTATGA
- a CDS encoding recombinase RecT — protein MIQENNGQFIVDEKFSVSKANGKYVCACGKPRCPHLAQVSAYLNQNTKKKYAGVTTTPGVSHATIQSPYGSEEVQALRLLKVVPENAPPAALWLLHRYAVDSGLSPFKRQIYLQVRTVNDEPSYSVELGIDGLRAVAERTGTYAGSDDAIFEYDKSGQVQKATVTLWKIVKNIRCPFTGSARWIEFCPPDKRAFMWRKMPHGQLAKCAEALALRKAFPNLGGFYISEEMDQAGEILSAAEASADLARKTAPTPTSARQDKPTEQTVQVSEPVEPPHLKPLKTSIATLCAKLSLNADEWLTKEFGVALDQCTAEIAALAITRLTEFRAKKTA, from the coding sequence ATGATTCAGGAAAATAACGGTCAATTTATTGTCGATGAAAAATTTTCTGTTTCGAAAGCGAACGGCAAGTACGTTTGCGCATGTGGTAAGCCGAGATGTCCCCATCTTGCGCAAGTCAGCGCATACCTCAACCAGAATACGAAAAAGAAATACGCTGGTGTAACCACAACCCCGGGCGTTTCACATGCGACCATCCAGAGTCCGTACGGTTCGGAGGAAGTCCAGGCATTGCGTTTATTGAAAGTGGTTCCGGAGAATGCGCCTCCAGCAGCACTGTGGCTCCTTCACAGGTACGCGGTCGACAGCGGTCTTTCACCATTCAAGAGACAAATCTACCTGCAAGTTCGAACGGTGAACGACGAACCATCCTACAGCGTCGAACTCGGCATTGACGGGTTGCGAGCTGTGGCAGAAAGAACCGGAACCTATGCCGGGAGTGACGATGCGATTTTTGAGTATGACAAATCCGGTCAAGTCCAGAAAGCAACTGTGACTCTTTGGAAGATTGTCAAAAACATTCGTTGTCCCTTTACCGGATCAGCGAGATGGATCGAATTCTGTCCGCCCGATAAGCGAGCATTCATGTGGCGAAAGATGCCGCATGGCCAACTTGCGAAGTGTGCCGAAGCGCTGGCTCTGAGAAAAGCGTTCCCGAATCTCGGTGGATTCTACATCAGCGAAGAAATGGATCAGGCGGGAGAAATCCTCAGTGCTGCCGAAGCGTCTGCAGATCTTGCAAGGAAAACTGCGCCAACACCGACATCAGCACGGCAAGATAAACCCACCGAACAAACAGTGCAAGTTAGCGAGCCGGTGGAGCCTCCCCATTTAAAACCGCTGAAAACCAGCATCGCAACCCTTTGCGCCAAGCTCTCGCTGAACGCTGACGAATGGCTCACAAAGGAATTCGGTGTTGCACTCGATCAGTGCACAGCAGAGATCGCCGCACTGGCAATCACGAGGCTCACTGAGTTTCGTGCCAAGAAAACCGCATAG
- a CDS encoding ABC transporter ATP-binding protein, translating to MNETIHIEQLEFRWPHQDAALLKIPSLEIPKGERLLLKGPSGSGKSTFLNLVAGLLEPSQGEIRILGTALSQLKSSQRDQFRVDHMGFIFQTFNLIAYLSVIDNVTIPCSFSTTRRKRAEAFGCSLEIAAKKLLHSLDLDFREVSGRPVTELSVGQQQRVAAARALIGRPDIMIADEPTSALDAERRENFLNLLFEHCGLNGTTLLYVSHDASIASHFNRLIDIREFHRADVKESSHASHTPVR from the coding sequence ATGAACGAGACAATTCACATTGAACAATTGGAGTTTCGATGGCCACACCAGGATGCTGCGCTTCTGAAGATCCCATCTCTTGAAATTCCGAAAGGAGAAAGATTGCTGCTGAAAGGACCGAGCGGTTCAGGAAAAAGCACATTCCTGAATCTTGTGGCCGGTCTTTTGGAACCCAGTCAAGGTGAGATTCGCATTCTGGGAACGGCTTTATCTCAGCTCAAATCGTCGCAGCGGGATCAGTTCCGTGTCGATCACATGGGTTTCATCTTTCAAACATTTAATCTGATTGCCTATCTATCTGTCATCGATAACGTAACGATACCCTGCAGTTTTTCAACCACACGTCGGAAACGTGCCGAGGCATTCGGTTGTTCATTGGAAATAGCAGCCAAAAAGTTGCTTCATTCTTTGGATCTTGATTTTCGCGAAGTATCCGGCCGGCCCGTTACGGAACTGAGTGTCGGGCAGCAACAACGCGTTGCAGCCGCAAGGGCTCTGATCGGAAGACCGGATATTATGATCGCCGATGAGCCGACTTCAGCTCTTGATGCTGAGCGGCGCGAGAATTTCCTGAACCTTTTGTTCGAACACTGCGGCTTAAACGGGACCACTCTTCTCTACGTAAGTCATGACGCATCGATTGCGTCTCATTTCAACCGTCTTATCGACATCCGTGAATTTCATCGAGCCGATGTAAAGGAGTCAAGCCATGCTTCTCATACGCCTGTCCGCTAG
- a CDS encoding transposase, with the protein MLKTKRSVTYRLYPSVKQEAALQSHLRLHCELYNACLQERREAFKRGVCLSEEMQVRQLPEIKKLRPELKVLGGHAFQETVRRVDLAFKAFFRRVKAGQTPGYPRFKSSSRYSGWTYKSLSNWRFRSDGKHGRIRMDGIGTVRIRGKARTVGKIKTCTITHKAGRWYASIVMECQPKRQAGSVDRGFDWGIESFLTLNDGSRVANPRFLDQAKQALCEAHQELSRKKRGSNNRRKAVRRLAALHRKVANRQNDFLHQVSSRLVESSSLLATEKLSLRNMSRSARGCVKEPGKNVRQKSGLNKRILDTAPGKFLSMLQYKAEEAGIELVEVNTRKAKPSQTCPYCGAVRKKLLSERIHICPCGARMSRDQASAQVCLNHALFGAGNRPSVVAVQAAYETATDLFSIGGR; encoded by the coding sequence ATGCTTAAAACTAAGAGAAGCGTTACCTACAGGTTGTACCCTTCAGTAAAGCAGGAGGCTGCTCTGCAATCTCACCTGCGCCTTCACTGCGAGCTGTATAACGCCTGCCTTCAGGAGAGGCGGGAGGCTTTCAAGCGTGGTGTTTGTCTAAGTGAAGAAATGCAGGTGCGCCAGCTGCCGGAGATTAAGAAACTGCGACCCGAACTGAAGGTCTTAGGAGGTCATGCCTTTCAGGAAACGGTCCGGCGGGTGGATCTTGCCTTCAAGGCGTTCTTCCGGAGAGTGAAAGCCGGACAGACACCTGGATATCCGCGATTCAAAAGCAGCAGCCGATATTCCGGATGGACCTACAAGAGCCTGTCCAACTGGAGATTTCGCTCGGATGGTAAACATGGCCGAATCCGAATGGACGGAATCGGAACAGTCCGCATACGCGGCAAGGCGCGCACAGTCGGGAAAATCAAAACCTGCACGATCACGCACAAGGCTGGACGGTGGTACGCATCAATCGTGATGGAGTGTCAGCCAAAACGGCAAGCCGGTAGCGTTGACCGGGGCTTTGACTGGGGAATCGAAAGTTTCCTTACACTGAATGATGGATCAAGAGTCGCAAATCCGCGCTTTCTTGATCAAGCCAAGCAGGCGCTTTGCGAAGCCCATCAAGAACTGTCCCGCAAGAAGCGCGGCAGCAACAATCGCAGGAAGGCAGTGCGCAGGCTCGCAGCGCTTCATCGCAAGGTTGCGAACCGCCAGAATGATTTTCTGCATCAGGTGTCCTCGCGCTTGGTTGAATCCTCTTCCCTACTTGCAACCGAAAAGCTCTCTCTAAGAAACATGAGCCGATCCGCGCGCGGGTGCGTCAAAGAACCAGGAAAAAACGTCCGGCAGAAGTCCGGGCTGAACAAACGCATTCTTGACACCGCACCGGGCAAATTTCTTTCAATGCTTCAATACAAAGCGGAAGAAGCTGGTATCGAACTGGTAGAAGTGAACACCCGCAAAGCAAAGCCATCTCAGACATGTCCCTATTGCGGAGCAGTTCGCAAAAAACTGCTTTCCGAACGCATACACATTTGCCCCTGCGGGGCCAGGATGTCAAGAGATCAGGCCTCGGCTCAGGTCTGCTTGAACCATGCATTATTTGGAGCCGGGAACCGGCCCAGTGTTGTCGCAGTTCAGGCGGCATACGAAACTGCCACCGATCTTTTCAGTATTGGTGGTCGGTAG
- a CDS encoding TonB-dependent receptor, which translates to MLSNYKIIPIYLFVLFSFLISPLAVFGQQQQSGSISGKVTDKSGVAAADAEVSIVELRRRTKVDAEGNFRFADIASGRYLIEVVSPRFGNVIETVLVNAGQELKLEITVDRLVHREEVVVSAGPEARSGAEVYQPVEVLSGTELTEQLQPTIGETLSQQAGVNSTYFGPGASRPVIRGIGGDRIRVLVDGIGVGDASTTSPDHAVSTDPASMERIEVVRGPATLLYGSSAVGGVVNVFDGRVPSYRTDNPVTGSLELSGGSVANEWSVAGSATGTAGPFGWHVDGAKRDADDYNIPGFALADPEPGEEGVSGTLVNSNLEADSEAVGFSYIADPGFIGFSYSAFNTNYGNPAEEEVRIDLEQRRFDVRGELRQQFAFLRGLNLRIGTTNYEHVELEGPEVGTQFLNDSWETRIEGIQKKYGALTGSFGIQIANREFSALGEEAFVPPTDTNSFALFVFEEIGSGPVKFQAGARYEDQEVTAQTEGVNNRNLNGFSLSGGILWLPNEDYSLSTSVARSVKLPNAEELFSNGPHLATNAFEIGDPNLNEETSVGIDISVRKRTGRVTGEISFFVNRFNDFIFDQLTDEIIDDLQVFRFVQADAQFIGAEAHGDIELYHVEPHHISLELVGDFVRAELTNTNEPLPRIPPFRLGAGVKYEGKSFFGNIGLRYVDNQSRVAPFEQPTDSYTMLNGSIGYRLFAGRTAHEIILRATNLTDEEARNHVSFLKDLAPLPGRDFRIVYKLVF; encoded by the coding sequence ATGTTGAGCAATTACAAAATTATTCCCATTTACTTGTTTGTTTTGTTTTCATTTCTAATCAGTCCATTGGCCGTTTTTGGACAGCAACAGCAATCCGGAAGCATTTCGGGTAAAGTCACCGACAAAAGTGGAGTTGCAGCAGCGGATGCGGAAGTCTCGATTGTCGAATTGAGGCGTCGTACGAAAGTGGATGCTGAAGGCAATTTTCGATTTGCCGATATCGCATCGGGCCGTTATTTAATTGAAGTAGTCAGTCCAAGATTTGGCAATGTGATTGAAACGGTGCTGGTCAATGCGGGCCAGGAACTAAAACTGGAAATCACCGTTGACAGATTGGTCCATCGTGAAGAAGTTGTTGTTTCCGCAGGCCCGGAAGCGCGTTCAGGGGCGGAAGTGTATCAGCCTGTGGAGGTGTTATCCGGCACGGAGTTGACTGAGCAACTGCAGCCCACGATTGGTGAAACCCTTTCCCAACAAGCGGGGGTCAATTCCACTTATTTTGGTCCGGGAGCAAGCCGTCCTGTAATTCGCGGGATCGGTGGAGATCGCATCAGGGTTTTAGTGGATGGTATCGGCGTGGGTGATGCTTCAACCACCAGTCCCGATCATGCAGTGAGTACTGATCCGGCATCCATGGAGAGGATTGAAGTAGTACGCGGACCAGCAACACTCCTGTATGGCAGCAGCGCCGTTGGTGGAGTCGTCAACGTGTTTGATGGCAGAGTTCCGTCCTATCGCACAGATAATCCCGTTACAGGATCTTTAGAATTAAGCGGCGGATCCGTTGCAAATGAGTGGTCGGTCGCCGGGTCTGCAACCGGAACAGCGGGACCTTTCGGATGGCACGTTGACGGGGCGAAACGCGACGCAGACGACTATAACATTCCAGGGTTCGCTCTTGCTGATCCTGAACCAGGCGAGGAAGGGGTTTCCGGCACTTTAGTAAACAGTAATCTTGAGGCCGACTCCGAGGCAGTTGGTTTCTCCTACATAGCGGATCCGGGGTTCATCGGATTCTCTTACTCGGCGTTCAACACAAACTACGGCAATCCTGCTGAAGAAGAAGTGCGCATCGATCTCGAACAACGGCGTTTCGATGTTCGGGGAGAACTTCGTCAACAGTTTGCATTTCTTCGGGGTTTGAACCTGAGAATCGGAACAACAAATTACGAGCATGTAGAACTGGAAGGTCCCGAGGTCGGTACACAATTCCTGAATGACTCCTGGGAAACTCGTATCGAAGGAATCCAGAAGAAATACGGGGCACTCACCGGAAGTTTTGGCATTCAAATTGCGAACCGCGAGTTCTCTGCTCTGGGTGAAGAAGCGTTCGTCCCGCCTACGGATACAAACAGCTTTGCTCTGTTTGTTTTTGAGGAAATCGGCAGTGGGCCGGTAAAGTTTCAGGCCGGTGCCCGTTATGAAGATCAGGAAGTAACTGCGCAAACGGAAGGAGTCAATAATCGAAATCTCAACGGATTTTCTCTGTCCGGCGGAATCCTGTGGCTACCCAACGAAGACTATTCTCTCTCCACCTCTGTTGCGCGGTCTGTAAAATTGCCCAACGCAGAGGAACTGTTTTCCAATGGCCCACACCTGGCGACGAACGCTTTCGAAATTGGTGACCCTAATTTGAACGAAGAAACAAGCGTCGGAATCGATATTTCAGTTCGCAAACGCACGGGGCGAGTAACCGGAGAGATTAGCTTTTTTGTAAACCGGTTTAATGATTTTATCTTCGACCAACTCACGGATGAGATCATAGATGATCTCCAGGTTTTCCGTTTTGTTCAGGCGGATGCGCAATTTATTGGCGCTGAAGCCCATGGCGATATCGAGCTATACCATGTCGAACCGCATCATATTTCGCTTGAGCTTGTAGGAGATTTTGTGCGGGCGGAGCTCACCAACACCAACGAACCCTTGCCCCGCATCCCTCCTTTTCGTCTTGGCGCCGGAGTGAAGTATGAGGGCAAGTCCTTTTTTGGAAACATAGGGCTCCGGTATGTAGACAATCAGAGTCGTGTGGCTCCCTTTGAACAACCGACAGACTCCTACACGATGCTGAACGGAAGTATTGGATATCGTCTCTTTGCGGGCAGGACGGCCCACGAGATCATTTTGCGAGCGACAAACCTTACTGATGAGGAAGCGCGCAATCACGTTTCCTTCTTGAAGGATCTGGCACCTCTTCCGGGACGCGACTTCAGGATCGTTTACAAGCTGGTGTTCTAA